AGcgaaagagaagagagagagcgtaAGATGATGAGCGAAGAGGGCGAAAAAGTTGTCTTTGCTCAACAGGATCAAGTAGTCCGGTTTAACCTAAATTTTTCGCAAACACAGCAGCACGTGTATAACGCGGATCGCAACCTTTGTGCATACGATTATCCTTGAACTGCACGATTATTGCTGTacatcacacgcacaccctTGGATCGTCATGCCACAATCTGTATCGTATCGGTCATTGTTTAGTGCGGTACACGGAGGCCATACAAGAGCAACTATGCCTTCTTCCCATCCTACACCCTCGCGAGGTTTGTTCGCACTTCGATTTGGGGTTGCTGTgttgtggctgtttttttaCCGCTAACTCCACTGTACGGAGAGAGAGATAACCTCACATTGGGGCAGGAAAATATACGGAACCTATTTCCCACACGCAAACACTAAATTGTTTAAGCAAAACTGTTTTATTCAACCCCTTCAGCACAAAATCACTGCCACAATCTTGAAGTGCGTTTTTTCTCCCTAATCTTCCAAATGCTTCGGCGTCACAAAATTCGTTCCGGTTCGCGCGGATGCGTCCAGAATATGCGTTTAAGCCTGTGGTGCACAGAGCAGCCGCGTCTACCGAAACTCACATTACAACACGATCACGTTCCGATTACAACTATAGCCGCAGCTTGATGTAGCGCTTGCACAAagcctctttctctctgtagCTGCCTCTACCGGTTCATCGAGGTGGCGGGTGGTTTtacaaacaccaacaccactacAAACGATGGTACGATGCTGATCTACGTACGCACGTTTACACGTCGCGCTTGATGGTGGTAGTGTAGTGTGGCATGTGCCCCATACCCCGCACgtgcaccaacacacacagagcgtCAGCAAATGAACGAGGGAGGTTTCTACTGTGGGGTGAACTGCATTCGTGCATGTTAGGGATAGGCAAAAGGCTGTAATGGTCGGAATCGATTGCGGATAGTAGGTTCAGAGCTTCCGGTTCCGGAAGCGATTCCGGAATCGATTCCTTAATTGGGATCGAAATTGTGAAACAGAACTCAACTTAGATTCGGATTTACCCTTTTGAGCACCTTACAGGGTGGCCACTCAATCGGGAAAACCGGGGATCagccttgaattaaattttaccgGGAAACCCGGGAGTTTCGCCGAAAAAACTGGGAATATGTTTCATATAACTGTTGTTTgagatttatatattttattattgtggcgcaattatatttttatgtaaaagTGTCACTACATTTTAATTGTTAAGGACCACATTTGCTGTCCACCGTTTGAAGGTTCAATGTATCTGTGTTGTGTTCTTCTTTCTTCCAGTAGTGCCAGCGTAGAGGCAAAGCGAGAAAGCATGATGATTTTGTCGCCAGGGCCACACACATTGCTTATGTGTGTTGTTGCAATAAAAGTGCAGTTTACGATTCTCTAGAATCCCAACCCGTATATAATGTCCTTGCTTTCCTTCAGTTTTTCTAAAGTTTTTGCttcagaaaattttgaagttacTTCCTTAAAGTATTCTTTAACACATAACTTACATGCAGTTTAGAATTATCTTAGAAATCATAGAGACATATAACAGATAAGTTTATCTACTATGAGCAATCGAAATGTAGTGAACCTGCATAACCTAGAAAAAACCTGGAAAAGCTGAGAAAAAACCGAGAAAAACCTGGAATTCGAAATCATTGTCTGATTGGACACCCTGCCCTaagcggattttttttttgcactttcgTCGAGGGCCCTGTAATTCAGCATCCCTACTGGAGGTAGCCATCCCTCCAAGGGAACCCTTCTCTCCACCAGTAACATTTTTCAGAACGGGGCCCCTTTCGAACTGAGGTCCACtcagtccgcttataggaagattCGCCTCTGGTTCCACGAACCACAAGCTGTCCTGGAATAGAGTCCGTAGTCGATTTTATAATTAGCTTTGGTTCCGGGATTGCTTCCCGAATGAATCCCGAATTGGTTCCGGAACCGGAACTAGATAGTTCCGATTCCGTGTGGCCTATCACTAGTGCATATTCATTTTTCGCACGCAACCAAACCCGAACAAAGTGTGTTTATgcttttcacttttattttgtCTCGTTAGTTCCTTCTTCGTTTGCAGCATTTTTGTGTCTTctcccttttctttcttttcgagCATGTTTACTCGATTACACATAAAGGATCAACCTTGACACAGTTGACTTGATCGTGTAAGGTGGTGCTCGCCCATATGTTGCTTTTGTTGATTTCGTTTCTCGTGCATGTtctatttttcgtttattaattcgtttattatatttctttttacgagtttaatttttaacataATTAGACATTTTATTGTTACCTATAAAGGGTCTTAATTATATGCCGATTGAATTACTTTAACCTCATCAACAAAAATGGTTGTTAGGTCCCCTTCGTTTTTaaacaccgttttttttttgccacactGGCAATCAGGCTCAAATCAAAGCGAACTATTGAATGGAAGTGGGAAAACCGAACCATTACCattctttctttgctttaccTTTCCTCATCAGCACAGCTCAATTGAATTGTAATCGTAACGAAATTTATGATAATCCACCACTTTTCCCTGTACAAAAATAACGAATCCCCGTAGTTGGTACCGTCGCCACCCCCTGCCGTTTTCGATTAATTGTTACCGCaagcaaattttccaaaaccgaGAGCGAACAAATTTCCCTCCCCAAATCCATACGACGCCGGGAGAAGTGTACAATGTTTGGCCAGAGTTTCGTGTCCTAAGGGGGCATTTGCATGGTGGGTAAATATTGTGCCAAAGCAGCCATTCAACCAGGACCAAatgtcgattttttgtttgtgagaaGGTTgcaaataattctttttttttgtgtgtgtgtgtgtgtgcatcacGTTTTTCAGTCGCGTGAGGTTTTCGTGTAGCTAATTTTAGCGTAATGCCAGCGGTGGACAAAGAAGCGAAACCACCGTACCCAACGGGTGTCGTCGATAGTTAGGCAAAGGAAAGGAATGGATCGATAATGGAAGTGGGAAGGAACGCAAATGGGAAAATCATAGACTTGTgttcaaaagaaaattgattcCTTTGTGCTAATGTTGCTAGAAAAAGGAGCCATGGAAATTTGggaagaataaataattttcatgcgtaaaaatatttaaaataattcctcATTTGTGCTAAGCGACtatcaaacaaatttttttaaatattttatatagtTTTTTCACTGTATTTTTCCCTATCTAAATTCCGAATGTTCATTCTAAAGTGACCACGGAAATCGATGGTCATTCAATTTGGTCTGGGCATTAATTCGACTGCATTTTATGGCTGGCCGTTTCACTTTCGGTCCCTTACTTTATCTGCCGTCTGGTGCCATCACATTTCCCACACACTCTTATTGCTCGATTGCTCATCTTCCGATTCGTCGATGttgcctaaaaaaaaaaaacagggaaaacaCATCGATATCCGGCATAGaaatgtttgctattttttgtccattttcacACTATCAGCTGCATCAGTAGCTTTGCTgctaaatacaaaaaaatgtagtgtgaaaagggggaaaatttAGTTATTTGGCAATGCGTATCGCTAGCTCTCTGTCTCTCCTTCTCTGTGCTCTGTGACTAGAGCCCTATTGCATAAAATATTGACGCATCGCATTGGAAATCTACCACTCTGCGTCACCAATCAGGGGGAGAGAAAATCAATTTGCACAAGAAATATCGTCCCTGGTTCCGTGTTCTTCGGTGCAACTGCTCTACTGTTGTTATTCGTTTCCAATCGGAAACACACTGTCGGTACAAAGCGTTGATCGGAGGATTTACGGGCAGGATAATATCATCCCCGGGACAAGAGCCCGCTTCACTTTCCTTTTGCGCCGTCCTGTCTCGGCCAACGAGAATTATTCCTTCTTGCCCTTGACGCCTTAAACAAGTTAGTTTATGGAAACTATGTTCGGCAGGAAAACAATGGTTGCAaggatttgttgtttgtttgtcttccTGGTTAGATTTGGAAACTCGTCAAAGGCCAAAAGAGGGAAAAGGGTAGGCTGAACGTGGGTGTCGTTAAAAGACAGAATTTTTATTCTGCCATTTGTGATTATCAACCCTTCGATGCATCATCGGATACAATTTGCCGGAAAGAAAAAGCCATAAACTGCAACAATAAAGCATTTTAATTGATCTATAAATGTGATCTACTTTGAGTGAATTAAATCGTTACGGACAAATCCAATCGTCACACatataaaaatgtaatattaatttaatagtAAACCTACCCTTGCTTGCCAAAGGATTCGTGTACGATCAATGTGTATTTAGTCATCTAAACCCAAAAGCAGCCGTTGTCTCTTTAGAAGAACGTGTCTATTTTCATGTCCATGTTGAATTATTGGCATCTTTCGCACTGCACAcgatttatgatatttgtgTGTTGCAAACACAGCCACAGAAGAAATCCATTCGACCGTTTTACGGGTAAAACTGGCGAACAATCAATAGCGGAAGAAAAACTTTACACTCTATGCAAAATACAAAGTTCTCCACGATGAATGGACGAAAGTGTTCATGTTTCTTGTCGGATCGGGAAACAAAATAGTTCAGTTCCGGTTAGGGGGGGTGTGTAAGTGACGAAATTCTTTCTTTGAAGTTTGAACGGCTTTTCAAACGCCGTTTTCTGTGAGAGTTTCTACATCCAGAGGCggatgaaattttacaaactcatagcttttataaataaaacgaaaaaaaggggtttctaTGTTGGGAAATATAGAAGAGGGGGAGGATGCGTCATAAATGGCAAATTTTGtgttgcagaaaaaaacaagcgtgCATAAAAGGACTTAAACAACTTAATTTTTGTCACAAGAATCCACtttttaacactagaactaccggaccAGTAATTGTAATTGGTTTCAAACCCTTCaagtggatttttttccatAGTTAAACAATTCTGCTGATGTTGATGCATGGCTTTTGCACATTCAATAGGATGTTCATTcgtatgaattaaaaaattcaaaatctaatctaattttgatattacagggtttctgagtagaactagacaagtgcgaggcatttctagacaacgctcaagatgaactggacagcgggtaggttgaactggacaaccgttgccctttctcgacagtggtcaagttgaactggacaaacattaggttgaagtggacaaacgtcaagtagaactggacggtcatatttgaaatggttggtgaaacggtttgaagcgtttcggaagCGCTcggcaaattttaaaataaaaaaaaaccgctgaaacacacattttttctgatttccaattataaataattctCAAACGTACATTTACTTTCACACCGAATATAATAACGATCAGAATGcatggttttctttaaaaatgtgaggtagaaataaaatatttgcaatacttgttcaaaattttatcttttgacagAAGGCGTTTCTGTTTATAATCACTGAATCGAGTTCTTGTAGCTGTTGTCATGGATATTTTACAGAATCAAAAATACTACATCTAGCGTACAAAAATTCatatacatttgttttaccGCTTTCAAACATGCTCAAAGTACACAAAATCAAATGTGTATTTCAACGGttacttttcaaatatttgccaagcgtttccgaaacacttccaactgtttcaccaaccatttcaaatatgactgtcaaGTTCTACTTGACGActgtccacttcaacctagcgtttgtccagttcaacttgaccactgtcgagaaagggcgacggttgtccagttcaaactacccgctgtccagttcatcttgagcgttgtctagaaatgcctcgcacttttctagttctactcagaaaccctaaGTAAGTTACTGGTGGTTTGTGGTATGACAAACAGCGTATTTTAATGCGAAATTCTTATAAAATTCCTTGCAATATAACTCAAGGCCgataagcaatacggcctggccgtcccttatgaataaaaaaaaaaaaaaaaaaaaaaaaaaactcaaggCCGATGTATAAGAAACAAGAACTAAATTGTCGTTTCACATTTTTGTGAGTAAAAATGCTGATACTTTGATCATTTTGCTGCAAACGATTTGAATCCTCGAGATTGCAACACAACAGGATTAGCTGTTGACTTGTTCTATTTGACGGTTTTTCAATAATGGGGTAAGAAACATCCAATCAAATGTGTATTCAACATACAAACttaaagaaatatgaaaaagtTAGTCagatcataaaataaatatttccacCAGTCATTTTGACGCGTCGCGGTAGAGCTGGACGTGCCAAAATCGCGGTAGTTCTAATGTTAAATTATGCTGAGTTTGTGTGATATGTTATTGCACTCTAAAAGGAACTAGTCTACGACAAGAACATGTCATCTTACACCAGGAAGCAGTTAAGTTTGGTATAGTGTTATTCGATCTAACGAAAGTCTCCGGGGATCAATAGCGAGttatcaccatcatcaactgTTCTTAGTGCAAAATATCCCGCATCAGAAAACACCATCTTATTGTCCCCTAAACCTAGCACCCTGGACCCCTAACATAGTGCGGATGGAGGGTGTCTTCCTGCGTGCAACCGTCATCAAAATGATTTGAACCAAACTGCTTTTCGCTAATGAATTCGGGTGATCGTCTCAATTAGTTTTAATGTGAGCCGACTTGTAACCCAATCCTGACCGTGAACTTGTTCCTGAAGTGGGTGTGTGAGTTAGGGGTttgaaagggaagaaaaatctttcaacagaactggtgaaaattataACATAAtgcgtttctttctttccgctACGCTTTCAGAGAGCATGGGAGATTCCTTTTCAATTGCTCATGATTTCAAGAGTTGTCAAGTGTGCGTCGAAAGCAGTTTATTTGAAACCAGTAGAACCCGCAGCCGAGGAGTGTTCTCGGTGGTATACGCTATCAAAGGGGTCTTGCTAACAATACGTTTGAATGATCTTTCATTCTTTACCAGAGAAGGGTCCGAACACATCCATGAAGGTGGGAGCAATCCACTAAAAAAGAGGGACTGCTTATGTACGACTTTTGAACTCTAGCGTGAACGCTTCTCAGTTTAACGCTTGAATGGTACATCCTGTCCCGGGGGGAGCTTTGAAAACGCACGCACCATTTTCCAACAGTCACATTTTAGTCATTATTTTACTATCAGCAGCAGTGTTCTGTGTTGGTGTTTCGTTAGGGATGGAAGCATAAATAATGTTCGCATaatagaaatgtttttattcggTATTTAATCGCTGGAATGACTGTTTATGCTGGCCCAATCTAGTCGAAAGccgatgtgtttttgttggctgaaaaacaaaagcatgacatggatgttttgtttgtttgtagatGAGTTGTTAATTAATATGGATAGTTAAAATCCTTCAttaaggattttttaaattacatggTTCTCATTTAAACCTAGTGACCTGGGAGAAGGTCATCAGGCCCTGAAGAAGACCCATAAATATaagtactttaaaaaatcattacgATCTAAAGAATTTATCTACCCTGTTTAAAGTTTTCACCAAATATTCTTCTGCACATTAAGATTGTTTAAAGCCATAAGCCATAGCCACTATATTTCGTCGTATCGGATCCATCAAACCGCTTCAAAAAAAAGTCCCGTGTGCCTCTACGCGCTTCACTCGTGTGCAAAAAGTCATAATTACCGACGCGCGATATGTGAACAGTGGCAACCTTTTCCAATATTTATCATTAGCACCATCGATTCCCGAAGGACAAAAGCACCCCGGGGTGTGGTATATGGTGTATGTACAATTGTTCTCGCctcacttcacttcacttcaccaTCCTCCGTGGCGATATATCCTTGCGTTTGTGACAATTCAAACCGACCAATTGTCTGACAATGTCCCGCATATGCTGTGGAGCGTACATCATGTTGGAGCAAGGGGGAGCGTTATGATTTTTGCCAGTTCGTTgttcatacatttttcaatcgATAGTCTCAGACACCGACACCTTCTACCGGCGATGTGTCGTTTGACGGGAAGGCCCCGCCAACAATAACGCCGGTTCGAAAATGGTCCAAAACCCGTCCCATCACAACCACTGGCTTGGTACGAGCTCGGATGCTGCTAGAATTGGGTGAGAAGTGAGAGTGCTTTACCACCAAAATCTCTGACAGATGTTTGTTTAATTAGACCATGCTATCGCCGGATAGATGGGAATCTGTGCTTGGAGGGAATTGAACCGGTGCGGTGAGGGAAATATCCTTGAATCCTTCAAATTTACCGGGATAAGGACAATCTGGCTTTATGTCGCTTGATGTGCTGGGCACACTGTTAGTCGGAAAGGTTAGTTGGCACCGGAAGTTGAACCGATGCACTTCATAAATCGTCCTTTGTCCGCACGAGAACTGTCGGAAGGGCTAACACTGTCGAAAGTCCATTGTACAATAGAGCATGCGAACAAAGTGCACCAAGGGGGCCAAAGTATGTTTCATTCCGCTTGTTCGGAGGAAGGTTGGCGCGTAGTATTTCGGGAGGTGGTGGTCGACAACGCTCGGTTCCCTTACAGAGTGAATGGCTCTTTAGGACGCAAGTTGTGAAGAGTGCAATGACGGTGTGAAATGGTGAAGATATGGTACGTTGTACTGGAAGTGCTTGGGATGAAGGGTAGATTTGATTCTTACCAACAAATAGAGAGAGTAGTGAGTGGTGACCATAATCTTCCAAAGGCTCATTTTTGTCTACTTTCTCCGAGGGTTTGGGAAAACAATTTGTTCCTTTAATGGCTAACAGTGTCGAGTCTGCGGTAGACAGCAAGTACGAGTCTTTTTAGGGTTTGGTCCGTTCGATATAGACATTGAGTTCTATCTAGAATCATGAAGTTTCTTGATGATTGTAATGTTTTTACgaattacatatttttttaatacgaTAACAATATCAGTCGGTTTGCAAGGTAATGATAAGTAATTGAGcttattgtttttaataattaagccatatttttaatatgtttaagataaaagaagaaacaaaacactcaaaaGGAGCACCTAACAGAGGACTTATCATAAAGTATTATTCCTTTTAATCGCCTTTATGCATcttggaatgaaaattaatttaaataatttgtggCAATTATTTTGATGGACCAAACTTAATTTATACTttatttccgtttcgttttcaGTATTGCAACGGAGGTGATCTGGCAGATTATCTAGCAGTAAAAGGAACGCTCAGCGAAGACACCATACGATTGTTCCTCGGTCAACTGGGTAAGTGATTGCAGGGATAAATCACGTCCTCGCAAGGGCTATGGACCTAACTATAATCCTAGCAACTAGCACGATTACGGCGTCAATATACTGGGATGGCACTGAAACGTCCTTTTTATGAAGCACGTGCACAGGTGTAAATACATCGTTAGAAATCACTTAATGCTCTTTATAGTAGGGACGTAAAAATATAACGATCTCCAGAGAATTCCCATTCGCTTCAGAGGTTTAAAAAGTAATCATTTTACAGAACAACTTTAATGATTTAGCATTGTATATACGAGAATAGCGTATGCTACGGATGTTTTCCATCCTAACTttttacgtgttttttttcgtttccttttacTTGCAGCAAACGCTATGAAGGCACTCTACAAAGCGGACGTTGTGCATCGAGATTTAAAACcgcaaaatattcttctttccCATGCCTGCGGAAAAGGTTTGCCCTTACCATCGAAGATTACGCTCAAGATAGGTATGGTGGGGTAGTGTTTGCGCACCGAAACGAATAAAATACACTCTACTTAACTTACTATCTCTCTCGCTGTGTTCACCTTTCAGCCGACTTTGGGTTCGCCCGGTTTCTACAGGATGGAAATATGGCAGCAACCCTGTGCGGCTCTCCGATGTATATGGTAAGGCGCAGTCTGTTCATATCGTACTGGGACGACCGTTTtgagcatgaaaaaaaaaactaatttgaTTCCTTCATTGCAGGCTCCGGAGGTGATCATGTCACTGCAGTACGATGCCAAAGCAGATCTCTGGTCGCTGGGCACCATAGTGTTCCAGTGCCTCACTGGAAAAGCACCATTCCAAGCACACACGCCCCAGGAGCTAAAAATGTTCTACGAAAGGAACGCCAATCTGGCCCCAAAGTATGTCCGCAGTATTTGACGTTACCGCTGCTTctggtggttttattttagagTAGTTTGCGGTTGAGATACTGAAATGTACAACTATgcatatttctttttaaatccAGGATTCCATCTGGTACTTCCAAGGAGCTAACAGACTTACTCATGGGGCTGTTGAGGCGCAATGCTAAGGAGCGCATGAATTTTGACACGTTCTTCAATCATCCCTTCCTGCAGCGTGCCGAAACACCGCAAGGCCCAAGTGGTACGTAGGAAATCGTGTAAAGATTATAGGACAAAATTAGAAGTGTAACACTCCTTCGTTCCATAACACAGATCCCACTCAATTACCAGGATCAGCTCCTTTCGGAGCGGTGGGTAAAGTCAGCAGTCCGCATCAGAAAACAGCACCGATCACActccaacaacagcagcaaaagcttcaccaccatcatcaccatcagcagcatccgCCGAGTCAGCAGGCAGCCCAACATCACGACCATCATGCtcaacagcaaaagcaacagcaacagcaacaacaaatgcaACAACAGAAACAGCATCACCTGCAAGAGCTTGCAAAGAAGCAGACGGTCGAAAACAATAATGGTAACATTTGTGTCCGCAAGTATACTTGTAAAAGATTGACGTTGTCTCACGAAAATAACACACAGCAGAGACGAACGATCTGTTCTCGTCTTAATGATCCTCTCACCTTTAATgttccaaatttttttttttcctctttggcttgacgaccttctaggtcacgtcggctTACTCTAATGgcctaatggcttactagacttgctgatacaacacagttgaatagtcagttctcatACTAcagggggaacggtccggatgggatttgaaccccagtcctgccgtgagAAGACCCTACCACCGGGTCGTCCCCATGTTTCGAATTAATGAATGAATTTAACAGCTAAGTCACACTGCCAATTGCAAacgctgtttttttcttttgcctcaTAGTATATTGGTCTGACGGTTAGAACAGAAGCCAACCGGATCATGTTCAAAAATAGCCATTGCACTTATCTACTGCATGTGTTGCACATTGCATCTGTGTGGTACTCTGCCAAAGGTGCGCTGGTTTGTGTGGTCAGACACATGAGATTTCTCATCAATATTCGTGGTTTGAGTGGATGATTTGGTAGAGagcaaaaggttttttttttcgtatggtggtgtttgtacattttttcagTATTATCATGCTCAGTTGACAGCAACGAGCAACATTTGTCGaagagatttttatttatctcgaGTAAGAATTTCTGCGCCCTACGAAAAAGCGTATTATTTTGCTGGTTTATATAACTTGCTGAGATTGATTAATTTAACTAATTTATTCTTGACGTTTTTCTTACGTTCTTCCACAGTGCCGATCGCTGAAATAGATGACAGTGTGGCAACGATCAGTGCAAACAATACATCCAACAGTAGTCCAGAAGAGTCGGATGATTTTGTCTTAGTTCCAAACAATATCCCGGTCGATCCCGGCCATGGTGGTAGCTATGACAAGAGGTAAGTTTGGGGAAGTGGGCAGCACCAATCATTTAcacaattttaattgttttttcacAATCCTTCACAATCCAGTAAACCAACTCGAGTGCCTCAACCGATGTCCCAGGCGCAGGCGAGTCCGCCTCGACCGAGCACGTTACCGATCTCAGAACCGAAACCCGTCCCTACGGCTGCTAGAAAAGTGTCTCGACCTCAAGCACAAACACCTCCAAAGGTAAGTTTGAAGGCCCTCCAGCTCGTCCACCTGCCGATCTTTAATTACCGTTTGTGTTCTAATTGTAGAATAATTCAATACCTCGATCGGAACCTATCAACATGAAGCGATCGGAAAATCGAGGTAGCAACTGTGATATCCGATCGATTTCACCTCCAGCTGTACAGTTTGCGATCGGAACGCCGCCATCTTGCGGTCGCCGAAGATCAACGTCCGGTGGTTCGCTGTCGGaaacgccaccaccgccaaGCTGTTGGACCGTTAGTCCGGGCTCGCATCACTCTCCCTTGCGCCGTTCCGGCACTAGCTCACCCGTTATGAACAATGTGCTCTCCAAACTGCCCGCCCTGGGTAGTCCGACGGCGTTGATGGCTGGCATGGAGAATaacaaccatcatcaccatcatggcCATCCACTGACGGCAAGGGCTTTCACGCTGCCGGAACTTGGTGCCGCTGGGGGACTGCAGAGCTATCTGGACGATCATACGATCGATGATCATCCGAT
This genomic window from Anopheles maculipalpis chromosome 2RL, idAnoMacuDA_375_x, whole genome shotgun sequence contains:
- the LOC126568830 gene encoding serine/threonine-protein kinase ULK2 encodes the protein MEIVGSYEYNSKEIIGHGAFAVVFKGRHREAHYPVAIKSITKKSLAKSQSLLGKEIKILQELSALKHKNVVKLLACTEKDQNVFLVMEYCNGGDLADYLAVKGTLSEDTIRLFLGQLANAMKALYKADVVHRDLKPQNILLSHACGKGLPLPSKITLKIADFGFARFLQDGNMAATLCGSPMYMAPEVIMSLQYDAKADLWSLGTIVFQCLTGKAPFQAHTPQELKMFYERNANLAPKIPSGTSKELTDLLMGLLRRNAKERMNFDTFFNHPFLQRAETPQGPSDPTQLPGSAPFGAVGKVSSPHQKTAPITLQQQQQKLHHHHHHQQHPPSQQAAQHHDHHAQQQKQQQQQQQMQQQKQHHLQELAKKQTVENNNVPIAEIDDSVATISANNTSNSSPEESDDFVLVPNNIPVDPGHGGSYDKSKPTRVPQPMSQAQASPPRPSTLPISEPKPVPTAARKVSRPQAQTPPKNNSIPRSEPINMKRSENRGSNCDIRSISPPAVQFAIGTPPSCGRRRSTSGGSLSETPPPPSCWTVSPGSHHSPLRRSGTSSPVMNNVLSKLPALGSPTALMAGMENNNHHHHHGHPLTARAFTLPELGAAGGLQSYLDDHTIDDHPINFHAPELHAETLLDRDHNETLAKLNFVVALTDCILDVADSRCAPLSSMMLADAQPVPPHQPEHCKRAERLVLLVRALHLLSAGMNLASAQIRAGNLKPSNSVKNVLTTMHAKYRSTLIESKKLNSAGLLQRANASNITADKIIFEFALQMCQMAAVDELFNKPAECFPRYQSAQILLHWLAQKSKHPQDKILLSNYKEAVEKRLYILKGQGYIYTTDELS